The following are encoded in a window of Fluviibacter phosphoraccumulans genomic DNA:
- a CDS encoding UPF0149 family protein yields MMEDIQIIHSPLEQRVEADGRFVHIQIYRGEDSGWILEVVDDLNNSTVWDDEFSTDQEALNCALNEIESEGIEAFIDAPPLAHDQMMDFDPDQLFQPLSDEELEVLERFFIDEVPENAMTFDRVDGFLHAVAVGPLTLMPSQWLPKIWGSDNGIMPELEDFDRVQEILGLLMRHYNAIIRGFQLSPPLIQPFWYIREYEGQEVEDAEGWAGGFVDGVNLSAEACKPLLETEEGQSLYRPIRLLGEMELEPEDFALSSTPHQRHALAVQIPQAVLAIYAHWLPVRHANYEREVAKRLAPKVGRNDACPCGSGKKFKKCCGSPAVLH; encoded by the coding sequence ATGATGGAAGACATCCAAATCATCCACTCCCCATTAGAACAGCGCGTTGAAGCTGACGGTCGATTTGTGCATATTCAGATCTATCGAGGAGAAGACAGCGGCTGGATTCTTGAAGTGGTTGATGACCTAAATAACTCGACAGTTTGGGATGACGAGTTCTCTACAGACCAAGAGGCACTGAATTGCGCTCTGAATGAAATAGAATCAGAAGGCATTGAAGCCTTTATCGACGCACCGCCCTTGGCGCACGATCAAATGATGGATTTCGATCCAGACCAACTGTTTCAACCGTTGTCTGATGAAGAGCTCGAAGTCTTGGAACGCTTCTTTATCGACGAGGTTCCTGAAAACGCCATGACCTTCGATAGGGTGGATGGCTTTCTGCATGCAGTGGCAGTTGGACCACTGACCCTAATGCCCAGCCAATGGTTACCAAAAATCTGGGGATCTGATAACGGCATCATGCCTGAGCTCGAAGATTTCGATCGGGTGCAGGAAATACTCGGCCTGCTCATGCGTCACTACAACGCCATCATCCGGGGGTTCCAGCTATCCCCGCCACTCATACAACCTTTTTGGTATATCCGGGAATATGAAGGCCAAGAAGTTGAGGACGCCGAAGGCTGGGCTGGAGGATTTGTCGATGGCGTTAACCTGAGTGCGGAAGCCTGTAAACCGCTGCTTGAAACAGAAGAAGGTCAGAGCCTTTACCGCCCGATTCGTTTGCTGGGCGAGATGGAACTCGAGCCTGAAGATTTTGCGCTTTCTAGTACGCCGCATCAGCGCCATGCGCTTGCCGTGCAGATTCCGCAAGCAGTACTTGCCATCTATGCCCACTGGTTGCCCGTTCGCCACGCAAATTATGAACGCGAGGTCGCTAAGCGCCTTGCCCCGAAAGTTGGGCGCAACGACGCCTGCCCCTGTGGCAGTGGCAAAAAGTTCAAAAAATGCTGTGGTTCACCCGCTGTATTGCACTGA
- a CDS encoding nucleotidyltransferase family protein, protein MTLAKSLDMSAAELAIVQEILFRHVPKALVWVFGSRATGRAKKFSDLDLCIKADKPLGLNLMSALAEDFSESDLPWKVDVVDWSTTNPDFRKIIDQDKMVLEFN, encoded by the coding sequence ATGACCCTCGCCAAATCCTTGGATATGAGCGCGGCAGAGCTGGCTATCGTTCAAGAGATTCTTTTCCGCCATGTGCCGAAAGCGCTTGTATGGGTGTTTGGTTCACGAGCCACAGGCCGTGCAAAAAAATTCTCTGATTTGGATTTGTGTATCAAAGCTGATAAACCGCTCGGATTGAATCTGATGAGTGCTTTGGCTGAGGATTTTTCTGAATCAGATTTGCCTTGGAAAGTGGATGTGGTCGATTGGTCCACAACCAATCCAGACTTCCGCAAGATTATCGATCAAGACAAGATGGTTCTTGAATTCAATTGA
- a CDS encoding nucleotidyltransferase substrate binding protein: MPLDLTPLTNAVQRLDEGLARYLADKSDTQIRDGLIQRFEFTYELSHKMLKRFLEQSAANPTEYDAADFQYLIRSGNEQGLLLSAWPEWRVFRAMRSKTSHTYDEDVALEVVAAIPGFLKESRYLLSALQQRGNA; this comes from the coding sequence ATGCCGCTCGATCTGACACCGCTCACTAATGCTGTGCAACGCCTGGACGAAGGCTTGGCGCGTTATCTTGCTGATAAGTCAGACACTCAAATTCGAGATGGCCTTATTCAGCGCTTCGAATTCACTTATGAACTTTCACATAAAATGCTTAAGCGTTTTTTGGAACAAAGTGCTGCGAACCCTACTGAATACGATGCAGCTGATTTTCAGTACCTTATCCGTTCCGGTAATGAACAGGGGTTGCTTCTGAGTGCATGGCCAGAATGGCGTGTTTTTCGCGCCATGCGTTCCAAAACAAGTCATACCTACGATGAAGATGTTGCGCTAGAAGTTGTGGCGGCTATCCCTGGGTTTTTGAAAGAATCGCGTTACCTTCTGTCAGCATTGCAACAACGAGGCAATGCATGA
- the sucD gene encoding succinate--CoA ligase subunit alpha — protein sequence MSILINKDTKVITQGITGKTGQFHTEKCIEYANGKNCFVAGVNPKKAGEKILDVPIYGTVKEAAADTGATVSVIYVPPPGAAAAIWEAVEADLDLAICITEGIPVRDMLILRNKMKEKEAKGGKKTLLLGPNCPGLITPDEIKIGIMPGHIHKKGRIGVVSRSGTLTYEAVGQLTELGLGQSSAVGIGGDPINGLKHIDIMKMFNDDPDTDAVIMIGEIGGPDEAEAARWCKDNMKKPIVGFIAGVTAPPGKRMGHAGALISGGADTADAKLAVMEECGFTVTKNPSEMAKLLKALL from the coding sequence ATGTCAATTCTGATCAATAAAGACACGAAAGTCATCACCCAGGGCATTACCGGTAAGACCGGTCAGTTCCACACAGAAAAGTGTATTGAATACGCAAACGGCAAGAACTGCTTCGTCGCTGGTGTGAACCCGAAGAAAGCCGGCGAGAAGATCCTCGACGTGCCTATCTACGGTACCGTTAAAGAAGCCGCTGCTGACACTGGCGCCACCGTTTCGGTCATCTACGTGCCGCCCCCCGGAGCCGCTGCTGCCATCTGGGAAGCCGTCGAAGCTGATCTGGACCTGGCCATCTGTATTACAGAAGGTATCCCAGTCCGCGACATGCTGATCCTGCGTAACAAGATGAAGGAAAAAGAAGCCAAGGGCGGCAAGAAGACGCTGCTCCTCGGCCCTAACTGCCCGGGTCTGATTACGCCGGACGAAATCAAGATCGGCATCATGCCAGGTCATATCCACAAAAAGGGTCGTATTGGCGTTGTGTCCCGTTCGGGCACCCTGACGTACGAAGCCGTGGGTCAGCTGACTGAGCTGGGTCTGGGTCAATCGTCTGCAGTGGGTATTGGTGGCGACCCCATCAATGGCCTGAAGCACATCGACATCATGAAGATGTTCAATGACGATCCTGATACCGACGCTGTCATCATGATTGGTGAAATCGGTGGTCCGGATGAAGCTGAAGCCGCTCGCTGGTGCAAGGACAACATGAAGAAGCCAATCGTTGGCTTCATCGCTGGTGTGACTGCACCTCCAGGAAAACGCATGGGCCACGCCGGTGCGCTGATCTCTGGTGGCGCGGATACCGCCGATGCCAAACTTGCCGTCATGGAAGAGTGTGGCTTCACGGTAACCAAGAACCCGTCAGAAATGGCGAAGCTGCTCAAGGCGCTGCTGTAA
- the sucC gene encoding ADP-forming succinate--CoA ligase subunit beta has protein sequence MKIHEYQGKQILKKFGVNVPRGIHCTSVDDAVKAAETLGGKVWVVKAQIHAGGRGKGGGVKVAKSLDEVRQYANDILGMQLVTHQTGPEGQKVRHLLIEEGADIQHEYYVAALTDRATQSVAIMASYEGGMDIEEVAHKTPEKIVTVFVNPLVGLTDEQALTLAKGMGMNEASIPQCVDTLKKLYTCYMETDASLAEINPLIHEGDGTVKALDAKFNFDSNALYRQEEIVAFRDLDEEDPDEVEASKFDLAYISLDGNIGCLVNGAGLAMATMDTIKLFGAEPANFLDVGGGATAEKVTEAFKLMLKNPKVKGILVNIFGGIMRCDTIATGVVAASRAVNLSVPLVVRMKGTNEDLGKQILKDSGLPIISADSMAEAATKIVAAVK, from the coding sequence ATGAAAATTCACGAATATCAGGGCAAACAAATCCTGAAGAAATTCGGCGTAAACGTTCCGCGCGGTATTCACTGCACCAGCGTCGATGACGCCGTGAAGGCAGCGGAAACCCTCGGCGGTAAAGTTTGGGTTGTTAAGGCTCAGATCCACGCAGGTGGTCGCGGTAAGGGCGGCGGCGTTAAAGTCGCTAAATCACTGGACGAAGTGCGTCAGTACGCTAACGACATTCTCGGTATGCAGCTCGTTACGCATCAAACTGGCCCAGAAGGCCAGAAGGTACGTCACCTCCTGATCGAAGAAGGCGCCGACATCCAGCACGAATACTATGTCGCTGCGCTGACCGACCGTGCTACGCAGAGCGTAGCCATCATGGCCTCCTACGAAGGCGGCATGGACATTGAAGAAGTTGCTCACAAAACGCCGGAAAAGATCGTCACCGTCTTCGTTAACCCGCTGGTCGGCCTAACCGACGAGCAGGCGCTCACCCTGGCTAAGGGCATGGGCATGAACGAAGCCTCGATTCCGCAGTGTGTGGATACGCTGAAGAAGCTGTACACCTGCTACATGGAAACCGATGCATCGTTGGCCGAAATCAACCCGCTGATCCATGAAGGCGATGGTACGGTTAAGGCACTGGACGCCAAGTTCAACTTTGACTCGAACGCCCTGTACCGTCAGGAAGAAATCGTTGCTTTCCGCGATCTGGATGAAGAAGATCCGGACGAAGTTGAAGCCTCGAAGTTTGACCTGGCTTACATTTCGCTCGACGGCAATATCGGCTGCCTGGTCAATGGTGCCGGTCTGGCCATGGCCACGATGGACACCATCAAGCTGTTTGGCGCTGAGCCAGCCAACTTCCTCGACGTCGGTGGCGGTGCCACGGCTGAGAAGGTAACGGAAGCTTTCAAGCTGATGCTGAAGAACCCGAAGGTCAAGGGCATTCTGGTTAACATCTTCGGTGGCATCATGCGCTGCGACACCATCGCTACCGGTGTGGTTGCTGCGTCGCGTGCTGTGAACCTGTCGGTACCGCTGGTTGTCCGTATGAAGGGCACCAACGAAGATCTGGGCAAGCAAATCCTCAAGGATTCTGGTCTGCCGATTATCTCTGCCGATTCCATGGCCGAAGCCGCCACCAAGATCGTTGCTGCGGTCAAGTAA
- a CDS encoding Nif3-like dinuclear metal center hexameric protein: protein MASVTRTALTQYLNELLKPEGFKDYCPNGLQVEGRSEIGLVVCGVTANQALLDLAVAEGADAILVHHGWFWRGETGVVTGIKRNRLKTLLTNDINLYAYHLPLDAHPAIGNNAGLARAAGWTSAGTFGEQGLGCLGIPAADATVASIAADLEKAVGRSPFVLAESGDKPIRRIAWCTGGAQSYFEAAIEAGADAFVTGEVSEPMVHLARESGVAYFAAGHHATERFGVQALGMRLIDRFGIRVRYLEVESPV, encoded by the coding sequence ATGGCTTCAGTCACACGCACAGCACTGACTCAGTATCTGAATGAACTGCTTAAACCGGAGGGCTTCAAGGATTATTGCCCAAACGGTTTGCAAGTGGAAGGGCGTAGCGAGATTGGCCTGGTGGTTTGTGGTGTCACAGCGAACCAGGCGTTGCTCGATCTGGCCGTTGCCGAGGGGGCCGATGCGATTCTTGTGCACCACGGTTGGTTCTGGCGTGGCGAGACTGGGGTAGTCACCGGCATCAAGCGCAATCGTCTGAAAACCTTGCTCACAAATGACATCAACCTCTACGCCTATCATCTGCCACTGGATGCACATCCAGCGATCGGTAACAATGCGGGGCTGGCCAGGGCCGCCGGGTGGACATCGGCTGGCACGTTTGGCGAGCAGGGATTGGGGTGTCTCGGTATCCCCGCTGCCGACGCTACGGTGGCCTCAATCGCGGCCGATCTCGAAAAGGCGGTCGGTCGCTCGCCCTTTGTCCTGGCTGAATCTGGCGACAAGCCGATTCGCCGGATTGCCTGGTGTACCGGTGGGGCGCAGAGCTATTTCGAGGCAGCGATTGAGGCAGGTGCGGATGCTTTTGTGACCGGAGAAGTTTCTGAACCGATGGTGCACCTCGCCCGAGAAAGCGGTGTGGCTTACTTTGCCGCTGGGCACCATGCCACTGAGCGTTTTGGCGTGCAGGCGCTGGGTATGAGGTTGATTGATCGCTTCGGGATCCGCGTGCGCTACCTGGAAGTGGAGAGCCCGGTTTAA
- a CDS encoding class II glutamine amidotransferase, which translates to MCQLLGMSCNVPTDICFSFSGFSRRGGGTDVHRDGWGIGFFEGDDGRGCRVFLDPSPSIESPLAAVVRDYPIQSMNVVAHIRKATQGDICLQNTHPFQRELWGRYWVFAHNGNLIDFDPALSGRYLPVGNTDSERAFCFLLDTLALRFGATAPSYEHLMDTMAEVAAVLRAHGPANFLLSNGRWLIAHCSTDLHYIVRRAPFNEAHLKDEDVSIDFNEVTSETDCVTVIATTPLTDNEAWTRIDPGTLMLFRAGVPVEVRQSDQAT; encoded by the coding sequence ATGTGCCAGCTGCTCGGAATGAGTTGTAACGTACCGACCGACATCTGCTTTTCCTTTAGCGGTTTTTCACGGCGCGGTGGCGGCACGGATGTGCATCGCGATGGCTGGGGCATTGGCTTCTTCGAGGGCGATGATGGCCGGGGCTGCCGGGTGTTTCTGGATCCCAGCCCATCCATCGAATCACCACTGGCGGCCGTGGTGCGCGATTACCCGATTCAATCCATGAATGTCGTGGCCCATATCCGCAAAGCCACCCAGGGTGACATCTGTTTGCAGAACACCCACCCTTTTCAGCGCGAGCTGTGGGGGCGTTACTGGGTATTTGCCCATAACGGGAATCTGATTGATTTTGATCCAGCGCTTTCTGGCCGTTACCTACCGGTGGGTAATACGGATAGCGAACGTGCTTTCTGCTTTTTGCTGGACACGCTGGCGCTGCGCTTTGGCGCAACAGCGCCGAGTTATGAACACCTGATGGATACGATGGCCGAGGTAGCCGCCGTCCTGCGCGCCCACGGTCCGGCTAATTTTCTGCTCTCTAATGGCCGCTGGTTGATTGCCCATTGCTCCACTGACTTGCACTATATTGTGCGCAGAGCCCCGTTTAATGAGGCGCACCTGAAAGACGAGGATGTGTCTATTGACTTCAATGAAGTGACTTCTGAAACCGACTGCGTCACCGTGATTGCCACGACGCCGCTCACCGATAACGAAGCATGGACGCGGATTGATCCGGGCACACTAATGCTATTTAGAGCGGGTGTACCGGTTGAAGTGCGCCAGTCTGATCAGGCGACCTGA
- the tatC gene encoding twin-arginine translocase subunit TatC: MPLPRFKLPKLFAKRPPELAGPPSESEANEAAENFQGTLIEHLMELRTRLVRAGLAVLVVFIVLFPWARDWYALLAQPMIEVLPAGGQMIATDVVGVFLVPVKVTLMLAFLIALPVVLWQGWAFIAPGLYQHERSLIIPLMIASLALFAMGMAFAYFVVFPSVFGFMVAVAPEGVAWMTDIDKYLSFVLTTFIAFGVTFEVPVVVIVLVRMGIVTLEKLRSWRPYVIVGAFIIGAIFTPPDIMSQVLLAVPLWLLYELGMVLAQFIKPVKKPEVDQVA; encoded by the coding sequence ATGCCGCTGCCCCGCTTTAAATTACCCAAGCTTTTTGCGAAGCGCCCACCAGAACTGGCCGGGCCGCCGTCCGAATCCGAAGCCAACGAAGCTGCCGAGAATTTTCAGGGAACGCTCATTGAACACCTGATGGAACTGCGCACCCGCCTGGTACGCGCAGGGCTGGCGGTTTTAGTTGTGTTTATCGTTCTTTTTCCGTGGGCGCGTGACTGGTATGCGCTGTTGGCGCAACCGATGATTGAAGTCTTGCCCGCAGGTGGCCAGATGATTGCGACCGATGTCGTCGGTGTCTTTCTGGTGCCGGTTAAAGTCACGCTGATGTTGGCGTTTCTGATTGCCTTGCCGGTCGTGCTTTGGCAGGGATGGGCTTTTATTGCGCCCGGTTTGTATCAGCATGAACGTTCCTTGATTATTCCGCTGATGATCGCCTCCCTGGCGTTGTTCGCCATGGGTATGGCCTTTGCTTATTTCGTGGTCTTTCCGTCAGTGTTTGGGTTCATGGTGGCTGTGGCCCCGGAAGGTGTGGCGTGGATGACGGACATCGATAAATATCTGTCCTTCGTACTGACCACGTTCATTGCTTTTGGCGTGACCTTTGAAGTACCCGTGGTGGTCATTGTTCTCGTTCGTATGGGCATCGTGACCCTGGAGAAGCTGCGCAGCTGGCGCCCTTACGTGATCGTCGGCGCTTTTATTATCGGCGCTATTTTTACGCCGCCGGATATTATGTCGCAGGTGCTACTGGCTGTGCCACTCTGGTTGCTTTACGAGCTCGGCATGGTGTTGGCGCAATTTATCAAACCGGTTAAAAAACCAGAAGTCGATCAGGTCGCCTGA
- the tatB gene encoding Sec-independent protein translocase protein TatB yields the protein MFDIGFSEMLMVAVVALVVIGPERLPGVARNIGRFAGRLQRYVHDIKRDFNREVEFEEIKRLQHEMETTVQSMQQSMRAVESSLQQEVKQHQAALTESSTHAAPAPTSKKIAASATTSEGPPAPKDDQLTLF from the coding sequence ATGTTTGATATTGGATTCTCCGAAATGTTGATGGTGGCCGTGGTGGCGCTTGTCGTCATCGGCCCCGAACGACTCCCCGGTGTTGCACGCAACATCGGGCGCTTTGCCGGGCGACTGCAGCGTTACGTGCACGACATCAAGCGTGACTTTAATCGTGAAGTGGAGTTTGAAGAGATCAAACGTCTTCAGCACGAAATGGAGACGACGGTTCAATCCATGCAGCAATCCATGCGTGCCGTTGAGTCTTCCTTGCAACAGGAAGTAAAACAGCACCAAGCAGCGCTGACTGAATCATCAACGCATGCAGCGCCAGCCCCGACATCTAAAAAAATTGCGGCCTCGGCCACGACGTCTGAAGGCCCTCCAGCGCCTAAAGACGATCAGCTCACTTTATTCTGA
- the tatA gene encoding Sec-independent protein translocase subunit TatA, which produces MGSFSIWHWLIVLVIILLIFGTKKLRNVGQDLGGAVKGFKEGLKEGEADVAKPAVGSSDAPVTPQATGRTVEGEQTKG; this is translated from the coding sequence ATGGGTTCTTTTAGCATTTGGCATTGGCTGATTGTGCTGGTCATCATTCTGCTGATTTTCGGCACCAAAAAGCTGCGTAACGTCGGCCAAGACCTCGGTGGTGCGGTTAAAGGCTTTAAAGAGGGTCTTAAAGAAGGTGAAGCCGATGTGGCCAAGCCGGCCGTGGGCAGCAGTGATGCCCCTGTAACGCCCCAGGCGACCGGGCGCACCGTAGAAGGTGAGCAAACGAAGGGTTAA
- a CDS encoding histidine triad nucleotide-binding protein — protein MSENCIFCKIVAGQIPSKKVYEDELVYAFHDISPQRPVHILVIPKHHLTSLQQATPADEPALGRILSVANQLATKAGSPGGFRVIINNGDIGCQEVQHLHAHIVGGDQPVGPILKHLD, from the coding sequence ATGAGTGAGAATTGCATTTTTTGCAAAATTGTTGCGGGCCAGATTCCGTCAAAAAAAGTCTACGAAGATGAACTGGTTTATGCCTTTCATGACATCAGCCCACAAAGACCTGTGCATATTTTGGTGATTCCAAAACACCACCTAACGTCTTTACAGCAGGCGACGCCTGCCGATGAACCGGCGCTCGGTCGGATTTTGTCAGTAGCGAACCAATTAGCAACGAAAGCGGGAAGCCCGGGCGGTTTCCGTGTCATCATCAATAACGGTGATATCGGCTGTCAGGAAGTGCAACATTTGCATGCGCACATCGTCGGCGGGGACCAACCGGTCGGCCCGATCCTTAAGCATCTAGATTAA
- a CDS encoding phosphoribosyl-ATP diphosphatase, whose translation MKPGTLEVLNRLSETLTARRNADPSTSYTASLFAKGPDAILKKIGEETAELIMAAKDGKRLPIVNEATDVVYHIMVLMAFFDMSVDDILQEMHRREGISGIDEKRSRTA comes from the coding sequence ATGAAACCAGGTACGCTTGAAGTTCTCAATCGTTTGAGCGAAACGCTGACGGCGCGCCGCAATGCGGATCCGTCGACTTCTTACACGGCATCGCTGTTTGCCAAGGGCCCGGATGCTATTCTCAAGAAAATTGGGGAAGAAACGGCGGAGCTCATCATGGCTGCCAAGGATGGCAAGCGTCTGCCGATCGTCAATGAAGCAACGGATGTCGTGTATCACATTATGGTGCTGATGGCGTTTTTTGATATGTCCGTAGACGATATCTTGCAAGAGATGCATCGTCGTGAGGGTATCTCGGGTATCGATGAGAAGCGCTCGCGCACGGCATGA
- the hisI gene encoding phosphoribosyl-AMP cyclohydrolase, with amino-acid sequence MSKDLNPELNWLDALHFNEEGLIPAIAQDFQSGVILMQAWMNRESLQLTVKTGRAVYWSRSRQKLWRKGEESGHEQKVHGLRTDCDGDTILLLVEQVGGIACHTGRQSCFFYALTDTGWIAVDPVLRDPKEMYR; translated from the coding sequence ATGAGCAAAGACCTTAATCCGGAACTCAATTGGCTGGATGCCCTTCATTTCAATGAAGAAGGGCTGATTCCTGCTATTGCTCAGGATTTCCAATCGGGCGTCATCCTCATGCAAGCCTGGATGAACCGTGAGTCGCTGCAGCTTACGGTGAAGACCGGCCGCGCGGTATACTGGTCCAGATCCCGTCAGAAACTCTGGCGCAAAGGTGAAGAGTCTGGTCATGAGCAGAAAGTTCATGGTCTGCGTACAGACTGCGATGGCGATACGATTCTGTTGCTGGTGGAGCAGGTGGGTGGTATTGCTTGTCACACCGGTCGACAATCTTGTTTTTTTTATGCACTGACCGACACGGGTTGGATTGCTGTCGATCCAGTGCTGCGTGACCCGAAGGAGATGTATCGATGA
- the hisF gene encoding imidazole glycerol phosphate synthase subunit HisF — MLAKRIIPCLDVTAGRVVKGTNFVGLRDAGDPIEIARRYDAQGADEITFLDITASSDQRDIILEVVEACAAQVFIPLTVGGGVRQVADVRRLLHAGADKVSINTAAVDRPELVREASDKVGSQCIVVAIDAKQVAPGRWEVFTHGGRKATGLDVIAWACKMAEYGAGEILLTSMDRDGTCEGFDLALTRAVSDAVPVPVIASGGVGNLGHLADGVSEGHASAVLAASIFHFGQHTVQEAKAFMKERGIPVRL, encoded by the coding sequence ATGCTGGCAAAACGGATTATTCCCTGCCTGGATGTCACGGCAGGCCGCGTCGTTAAAGGAACCAACTTTGTGGGCCTGCGCGACGCGGGTGATCCTATTGAAATTGCCCGTCGCTACGATGCGCAGGGCGCTGACGAAATTACCTTCCTCGATATTACGGCCAGCTCGGATCAACGCGACATCATTCTTGAAGTGGTTGAAGCCTGTGCTGCGCAGGTGTTTATTCCGCTCACCGTCGGTGGCGGCGTGCGTCAGGTCGCCGATGTGCGTCGATTGCTCCACGCCGGTGCCGACAAAGTATCGATTAACACGGCTGCGGTGGATCGTCCGGAGCTGGTGCGTGAAGCCTCCGACAAGGTCGGTTCGCAATGTATTGTTGTCGCCATTGACGCCAAGCAGGTCGCCCCGGGGCGTTGGGAAGTGTTTACCCACGGCGGGCGCAAAGCGACCGGGCTGGATGTGATTGCCTGGGCCTGCAAGATGGCCGAATACGGTGCCGGTGAAATCCTGCTGACCAGTATGGACCGCGATGGCACCTGTGAAGGCTTTGACCTGGCGTTAACCCGGGCGGTATCTGATGCCGTGCCGGTGCCGGTCATCGCTAGCGGCGGCGTGGGCAATCTGGGGCATCTGGCCGATGGCGTGAGCGAAGGCCATGCCTCCGCCGTATTGGCGGCCTCGATTTTCCACTTTGGGCAACATACCGTTCAGGAGGCCAAGGCCTTCATGAAAGAACGCGGTATTCCTGTCCGACTGTAA
- the hisA gene encoding 1-(5-phosphoribosyl)-5-[(5-phosphoribosylamino)methylideneamino]imidazole-4-carboxamide isomerase yields MLIIPAIDLKDGQCVRLKQGLMEDATVFNNSPAAQAKTWLDQGARRLHLVDLNGAFAGKPVNDGAVQSILDVVDGRIPVQLGGGIRDLDTIERYLDLGISYVIIGTAAVKTPGFLQDACTAFPGHIIVGLDAKDGKVAVDGWSKITGHDVIDLAQKFEHYGVESIIYTDIGRDGMLSGINVEATQKLAQALKIPVIASGGLTNMADITALCAVEEDGVTGVIAGRAIYDGSLDLGAAQAEADRFAKDAGLGAER; encoded by the coding sequence ATGCTGATCATTCCTGCGATTGACCTCAAAGACGGACAATGTGTACGGCTCAAACAGGGCCTGATGGAAGACGCCACCGTCTTCAACAACAGCCCCGCCGCGCAAGCCAAGACCTGGCTGGATCAGGGCGCGCGTCGTCTGCATCTGGTCGATCTGAACGGTGCCTTTGCCGGCAAGCCGGTGAATGACGGTGCCGTGCAGAGTATTCTCGACGTGGTCGATGGCCGTATCCCCGTGCAGCTCGGCGGCGGTATTCGCGATCTGGACACCATTGAGCGTTATCTGGATCTGGGTATCAGCTACGTCATTATTGGTACCGCCGCAGTCAAGACGCCGGGCTTCCTACAGGACGCCTGCACGGCTTTTCCGGGGCACATCATCGTTGGCCTGGATGCCAAGGACGGCAAAGTGGCGGTGGATGGCTGGTCGAAAATTACCGGTCATGACGTGATTGATCTGGCGCAGAAGTTCGAACACTATGGCGTTGAAAGCATTATTTACACCGACATTGGCCGTGATGGCATGCTGAGCGGCATTAACGTTGAAGCCACGCAGAAGCTGGCGCAGGCCTTGAAGATCCCGGTGATCGCTTCGGGTGGTTTGACGAATATGGCAGACATTACCGCCCTGTGTGCGGTCGAAGAAGACGGTGTGACCGGTGTCATTGCGGGTCGCGCCATTTACGACGGCTCGCTGGATCTGGGGGCGGCGCAGGCAGAGGCAGATCGTTTCGCCAAAGACGCTGGTCTGGGCGCGGAGCGCTAA
- the hisH gene encoding imidazole glycerol phosphate synthase subunit HisH, whose translation MTNRIAVVDYGMGNLRSVAQALRHVAGEAEVVLASTPDLIETADRVVFPGQGAMRDCMAELDVRHLRQAVVDAAASKPFLGICIGLQMLFDHSEEGDAAGLGILRGQVKRFAADLKGADGLRLKVPHMGWNQVVQTKPHPLWNGIADQAFFYFVHSYHVVPDDAGIVVGQADYGHPFTAAVARDNVFAIQCHPEKSARDGLQLLRNFVGWNPVLA comes from the coding sequence ATGACCAATCGTATTGCTGTTGTTGACTATGGTATGGGCAACCTGCGCTCAGTGGCGCAGGCTTTGCGTCATGTTGCGGGCGAGGCTGAGGTTGTTCTGGCGTCAACGCCTGATTTGATTGAAACCGCGGACCGTGTGGTTTTCCCCGGGCAGGGCGCTATGCGTGACTGCATGGCTGAACTCGATGTCCGTCATCTGCGCCAGGCAGTGGTTGATGCGGCAGCCAGCAAACCTTTCCTCGGTATCTGCATTGGCTTGCAGATGCTGTTTGACCACAGCGAAGAAGGTGATGCCGCCGGGCTGGGTATTCTGCGTGGGCAGGTCAAGCGTTTTGCTGCGGATCTGAAGGGTGCCGACGGCCTGCGTCTGAAAGTGCCACATATGGGTTGGAATCAGGTCGTTCAGACCAAGCCGCATCCGCTCTGGAACGGCATTGCCGATCAGGCCTTCTTTTATTTTGTGCACAGCTACCATGTCGTGCCCGATGATGCCGGTATTGTGGTCGGACAGGCAGACTATGGCCACCCCTTCACCGCTGCGGTAGCGCGCGATAATGTTTTTGCCATTCAGTGCCACCCCGAAAAGAGTGCACGGGATGGTTTGCAATTGCTGCGTAATTTTGTTGGCTGGAACCCAGTGCTTGCGTAA